Genomic DNA from Paenibacillus sp. MBLB1832:
CGGAGACAACTTGTCGCTACAGTACATCGCCGATCTGCTTGGTATTAGCTCTTCCCAACTTACGCGGCGATTCCAGGCAGCTTATGGATTATCTCCTATTCGCTATGCAACGAAAATCCGATTGACGAAGGCTAGGTCACTGCTTGCTGAAACCTCCGATACCCTGGAAGACATTGCTGAACAGTGTGGTTTTCAGAATGCTTTTTATTTCAGTCGGGTCTTTTCCCAACACATGCAAATAAGCCCTTCGGCATATCGAAGGACTTTCCGCGTATAATCCTGTGATAAAATTAAACTTTGTTTACCACGTTGTTATGCCCCAATGATAACGTGAATTTGGCCATCTTTAATTTCTAAGGCATATTTACGTGTCCGCACTTTCTCGCTAAACAAAGATTTCCCTGTTTTAATATCGAACTCCCAACCATGCCAAGGACAACGTACGATCTCTTGATCCCGTCCATAAATGTATTCGTTCACTTTAGAAGGCATTGTAGTTCCACACACAGGTCCTTTACATAGCTCAGCGCCTTCATGAGGACAATAATTAGCCAATGCGTGATATTCGCCTTTGATATTATAAATGCCGATCGAACGTCCTTCTATTTCTATGATTCGATGATCTCCTTCTGGAATAGACGACGCCTCCGCCACATAATAATGTGCCATGATCTTCCTCACTCCTATCGTTTATAGCTGAAACAGACTCTTTGCATTTTGGTAAAATATTTTGTGCTTCGCCTCTTGTGGCAATCTTTTTAGGATGGCTGTTGGATCATCAAAGTCCCAATGTGGATAATCACTCGAGAAGAGAAGCATATTTTCTGCATCGATCATGTCGAAGATCTGCTGCAAATGCTTGAAATCCTCAGGCTCTTCAATCGGCTGTGTGGTTAAGAAGCAATGCTCGCGAATGTATTGGCTGGGCATTTTCTTTAACCATGGCGCTGTCCATCGCAGTCCTTTAAAGTTTTTGTCCAGACGCCACATTAGATGCGGCAGCCACGTTACCCCGCCCTCGCAGAAAATAAATTTGAGGTTAGGAAACTTTTCGAATACACCCTCACAAACAATACTGATAAGCTGAGCCATGTAAACGGATGACAGCGACGTATGCCACTGCAAATAAGTACTGAGATAGCCCGCTCCTGTTGGCGGACCTGATATCCCTGAACCTTCTGATCCTGGATGAATCATCATGGTCAAACCATTTCGCTCAGCAGCTTCATAAATAGGATGATAATGTTTTTGCCCATAGGGAATACGTGATGCTCCGCAAATAACAACGGCTTTAATATCCGGATGTGAACCAATTCGGTCAATTTCTCTAGCTGCTTGTGCAGGATCCTGTGAAGCAATAACCATTGCACCTAGGAAGACTGGACTTTTGCTCAACCATTCTTCAATCAAGTAATCATTATAAGCAGAAGCAAGCGCTGCGGCGTAGTCAGCGTCGGGCAAGTTGGATAAGTGAATGAACGTATCCCCCGTTAGAAGCACATGCTCCATGTTCAGCGGCTTGACTAAATGTTCTAACATATACGCAGAATCAGACCCGGGCGGTCCTCCATTCGGCGGTGACGCGTCCTTACGCAGGACTCCTATCGGTGAACTATACATAAAAGGTAGACGAAACCCAAATTCAGTCACAATCTTTTTCCATGGTTCTTTCAAATAGGGCACTAAATCCATATGACTAGCGAAGCCATTATGAACGTCACAATCAATAATTTTCATTTTACTATTCATCGATCTCATCCCCTTTTACTTGTCGCTATTTCTATTATAAGAATAGCTCTTCTCCTAGTTGAAAGCGATTAACAATTCTATTTGTTTTTGTATGATTCTACGATATAATTATTAAAAACGGAAAGGGAGAATATGTATGCTCTCTTTACATTCCATCTATTATGATGACTTACCTGATCGTGCATGGACGAAGCCACTCTCACCGACCGAGTATGACATCCTGATGTTAATCACGCAAGGTGAAGTCACCTATGAACTTAATAATCACAAACTAGTGTTAAAAAAAGGAGATATCGTTTATATTCCTGCAGGTGTAATGAGGACGGCTTATCCCCGTGAAGGATGTTCACATCAGAAATATTCGGCGCACTTCACTCCTACCGAATTAGGTCTGACGCATTTCCGGCCACTGAACCAAGTTTCAATTGCGCAAACACGGCAATTCGAGTACGTCAAGCAGCGTTTTCAATTACTTGCCCAGCAATGGATGGGGAAACTGCCCTATTATTTGCCAATGTGCTACAGTATGTTACAAGAATTACTTGCTGGCGCTTGTAGAGAATTTGATGAATTTAAATACCCTTACAAGAAGCTTGCTCTCGTTACTACCATACGACAATACATTATGGATCACTACACAGAACAAATAAGAATTGAGGAACTGGCTTCCTTAGTTGACCGCACCCCCAATTATGTGATAAGCACCTTTCGTGAAATTATGGGAACACCGCCAATTGATTATCTTCACCAAATTCGTATATCTGCGGCGCGTGAAATGCTGCTCCATTCGCATAAAAGCATAAGTCAAATTGCCGAAGATCTCGGTTATTGTGATCAATCCTATTTTAATCGTATGTACCGTAAATTCGTTGGTTCACCGCCCTCTGCCATCCTAAAAGAACGGAAGAGTACCCCGCTGTAACGTAAAACCTACTTGCTCCGCCAGAGCCTACAAAAAATAAAACACCATTCGCTCTGATGGGATACGAATGGTGCAAAAAGGCTTATTCCTTAAACACTAGAATTGTGCTCATAACCTATTCTCTTACTTACGATGTAAAGCGGACGGTCTTTCGATTCATCATAGATTCGTCCAATATATTCACCAATGATTCCAAGGATAATTAAGAGAATTCCGTTCATGAATAGGACTGTGCAGAGGAGTGAAGCCCAGCCCGCTACTGTGCTATCCGTAAATAGTTTCATACAAATTGTTACGATGAAACCAATGAAACTGATGGCTGACACGGCGAATCCAGCATAGCTGGCTAGCTTAAGCGGTTTCTCAGAGAAGGATGTCATAGCATCCACAGATAGCTTTAACATTTTGCGTAAGGGGTATTTCGTCTCACCGGCTGCCCGCTCGTCCCGATCGTACTCTACAGCTATCTGTTTGAAGCCGACCCAGCTTACAAGCCCACGGACGAATCTATTTTTTTCCTTGATCGAACTCATTGTTTGGCATACAACTCGGTCGATAAGCCGAAAATCCCCCGTATCCACGGGGATGTCTACGTTTGTCATGGCCCTTAAGATACGATAAAAAGCTAAAGCCGTTACCCGTTTAAACCAGCTTTCCCCTTTACGCTTCCTGCGCTTGGCATAGACCACCTCATACCCTTGCTTCCACTTCTCAATCATGACAGGAATCAGCTCTGGAGGATCCTGCAAATCGGCGTCGATGACGACGACAGCTTCCCCTAAGGAGGCATCCATGCCCGCGGTAATTGCGATTTGGTGCCCGAAGTTGCGGGAGAAATCCAAGATTCGCACATTAGCATCTAATGAAGCCACTTCTTGAAGCAATTGTAATGTTTTGTCCTGACTTCCGTCATTAACGAAAATCAGCTCATAGCACTCTCCTAACATCTCCATTACATCGGTGAGACGACGATAGCTCTTTTGAATAACCTCTTCCTCATTATATACAGGCACGACGACGGAATATACGATTCTAGCTTCCATATAGGATCTCCCCTTTCAATAAAACTACATGACCACCCTTCGATGAACTCATAATGAACCGTAAGGCAGCTTAATCCGAAAAGTGGTTCCCTTACCCAGCTTGGACTCCACCTCGATAATGCCTTGATGAATATCGATAATCTTTTTCACGATAGCTAGTCCCAGTCCGTTGCCTTCCACCTTCCATTGTCTTGACGGGTCTGCCTTATAGAATCGTTCGAATATCCGCTTCATATCCCCTTCTGAGATTCCAACACCCGAATCACTAATCTCCACAACGATTGCATTCTCTACTTTTGAGAGCACCATGTTGATCTGACCGCCTTCAGGTGTGAATTTAATGGCGTTATATAACAGGTTGTTCCAGACTTGCGTGAGTTGGTCTTTATCAGCTTTAATTGAAGCTTCTACCACATCGAGCCCAATATCAATATGTTTCCCTACCCACAGAGGTTCAGCGGCCAGGACGATTTCTTGAAGCTGCCGATCCAGTCGGTAAGTAACGGAATGAAAAGGATGGTTCTCCGATTCCAGTGATGTCAGTTTTAATAAATTCTCGCTGAGACGGGATAATCGTTGGCTTTCCATGTGAATGATATGGGCATAATGGAGCCTATCTTCCTCGCTAACGACCTCACTGCTAAGAACCTGAGCAAAGCCACTAATGGAAGTCAAGGGAGACTGCATCTCATGAGAGACGTTGGATACGAAATCCTGCCTCATCCGCTCCAATTGTCCTAGCTCCCTAGCCATATGCTGAATGCTTTGCGCCAGCTCTCCAAGCTCGTCTTTGCTTTTAATTTTCAAATCAACTTCAAAATTTCCTTTGGCAATTCCTCGAGTTGCAACCGTCATTCTCTGGATAGGCTTGACTAGATATCGAGCAGCTACAAGTATGAGCAAGCTGCCAAAGGTAAGTACGCTAAGTAAAATAACGGCCGTGGTGCTTTGAAAACTTTTAAGCTGGGGCAGCAAATCTGGTTGAATGAACATAGCGTAAGCTTCCCCGTTCAGCTGAATCGGCACTCCCAAGGATATCTCTCCGATACCAGGTGCATGAGATGGATGAAAGACCTTTACCGTTTCTCCATGTAAGACGCGAGTAACAAAAGGCTCAAAATCGGTATAATCAGCATGATCCGCGAGAAGTACGGCTCCCCCATCTTTTTCAAATAAAAATAACTTATAGTCCCGAAGTATGGCCAGTTTATCAAGGAATTGGATCGTTCCAACCGGACCTGCATCTGTCACGATTTGTTGAATTTGCTGACTTTTTCTAAATAAATCCTCAGACACATTTTTACGGGCTCCTTCACTAAACCATTTGGAAGCTAGTAAAGTGGATACGAGTAGACTAATTACTACGACTAGTGTAAAGGTCATGACAATTCTTACATATAAGGTTTTGATCATTTAATTTCTTCCAAGCGATAGCCAAGTCCCCGAATCGCCACAATTCGGAAGCCCACCTCATGCTCGGGGTACCTTTCGCGAATTCTTTTAATATGCACGTCTACCGTTCTGTCATCGCCTTCATATTGCATTCCCCATATCGCCTCGATGAGCGCTCCCCTGGTAAAAGATTTGCCAGCATAGCTTCCCAACCGAAACAAGAGTTCGAACTCTTTCATAGGCAGCGTGACTCGTTCTTCCCTCCAAGTAACCTCGTAAGTGCTTCTGTCCAAGATGAGTTCTCCAATCTGTACAGTTTGAGAGGTGGTAATTCGGTAACGCTTCAGCAATGCCTTCACTCGCAACATGAGTTCTACCGCTACAAACGGTTTAACAATATAATCGTCGGCACCTTGTCCAAAGCCCTTAACTTTATGAGCTGTTTCCCCTTTCGCTGTCAAGAGAATGATGGGCATGTCATAACTCTCCCGAAGCTCTTCACACAATTGGAAGCCATCCATTCTTGGCATCATGACATCTACGATGGCTAGGTCGATTTTGGTGTTTTCCATTTGTTCTAGGGCATGAACGCCATCTACAGCTTCTATCGTGTCGAAGCCTTCTTTGCTCAGGAACACGCGAACAAGTTCGCGGATGTTCGGATCATCGTCCGCAATTAATATTCTGGTCATGGAATCCTCCTACCCATTACTTGCCCAGGTAACGTTCTCCTTCGCCCCTACGAGATGAACTAGATACGGCCATAGTTCGGCCCTTAGCTCGGGACGGTCAAGCGCAAGCTCAATTGTGGCTTGGATATATCCAAATTTATTCCCTACATCATAACGCCTGCCTAATAGTGGCATAGCTATCATAGAATTCGATTTACAAAGTTTGCTGAGGGCATCCGTCAATTGAATCTCGCCTCCTTTGCCTGGATTGATCCCCTCAAGCACTTTAAATACAGTTGGCTTGAGTATATATCGCCCCATTATAGCTAGGTTAGAAGGAGCTTCGTCTGAAGAAGGCTTTTCAACCAAATCACTGATGAGGAATGGTTCCTTTGGAAGGCTAGATTGTCTGATATGAGGACACACGATGCCGTATTTCCCCGTGTCGGCAGGAGCGACTGGCTGTACGCCAATCACTTCTTTATTGGTTTGTTCGAAAACATCGATCATGTGTCGGAGCGCCGGTTTCGGGGAAACCATAATATCGTCACCGAGAAGAACTGCGAAAGGCTCATCTCCAATGAATTGTTGTGCGCACAGAACGGCATGACCAAGGCCAAGCGGCTCTTTCTGCCTTATATAATGGATGTTAGCCAGTTGAGAGATATCTTGGATGATTCTAAGCATGTCTTCCTTGCCACTCTCGTAAAGAGAGTCCTCCAGCTCTACAGATTTATCAAAGTGATCCTCAATCGCCCGCTTATTGCGTCCTGTAATGACAATTATACTCTCAATTCCGGCTTGAACCGCTTCTTCTACAATATATTGAATCGCAGGCTTGTCGACAATGGGAAGCATCTCTTTGGGCTGGGCTTTCGTGGCGGGAAGAAACCTTGTGCCTAGTCCTGCTGCAGGGATAACCGCTTTTCTTATTCTCATCTTTATTCACTCCTTGTCTGGAAAACCCATTTGCGTGTTCCCAGATAATTTACAATTAAGCTCCCCGCGGTTGCTACTGCCTTGCATATGATTAAAGGAAACACAGAGATTTGCTGCATCCCTTCAAGCAATATAATGGACACGAGCAGCGAGAGACCATTTACAGAGAGGAATGAAATGATTTCCTTACCTGTAGCACGTTTCGTTACGCGAAAAGTCCATTTCCGATTGCATAAAAAGCTGTTGAAGGTGCCAGCAGCATAGGAAATGATCTGAGCTGCAACCGAAGTGTGCCTTGCGTATGTCAGAAGGAAGAATACCAAGAAGTCAATGGCCGTGTTGGCGACTCCTACCACTGCGAATCTAGCGGCTTGAAACCACATCCCCTTATTTTCCATTGTAAACATATAACTTATTCATGCCGCTCATCGTCATGGGTAGTCCTATGCTTGATGACCAATTCACATCGGATTGCCATTCGGAAGCAGGTACTTCCTCGCAATTCTCAACTATCCAATTCGTGATATCTTGATTATCACCAAATCCCATCCTTGAGACTAAGAAGAAGCGAATATCTCCATTCTTCACATACTGTTCAATCCTCTCAACTGTTACTGCAGGGTCACTCCCTAAGTAGCCACCATACATCATAACTGCCCTATCCGTCTCCAATTGAATCGGCGTAGCTGACATATTGCTTGCGGTGGCAACTAAATAGGTTTCTCCGTTGTTATGCGCATTCAAATACTGAACCAACTTAGGATCCCCCTGCTGTGTTAAGATCTGATTCATTCCAGCAAAAGATTTAAGCTGTGGACCGGCTTCCGGAAGGATGCTATTGTCTCCATATAGGGCTGGGGTCATGGACCAGTAAAGTGGAGCAATTAATAACGATGTCAGTGAAACGATGGCTATCGTTCTCTTAAGTCCTTCACCAGCGTTTTTCACTACTACCATACTGATCGCAAGTGTTATTCCAGCACCGCCAACTGCATAGGCCCATCCCGATTGAATCATGCTTTGGTGAATCAGAATAGCTTGAATCGTAGATGTTAGGATAATAGCAACAGGGAAAATCCATTGCGTCCATGTTGTTTCGCGGTATTGTTTCCACATTGTCGTTAGCCCGATGCCTGTAAGGGCAGCGATCGCAGGGGCAAGCATGGATAAATAATACGAATGGAAAAAGCTTGCGATACTGAAAAAGCCCATCATAGGAAGCAACCAAGCGTACCAGAATATGGCTTCTCTATGTTCATCGTTAAGCTGTCTGCGCCGTCTAATATCTGCGAATAAACTAAAAGCTGCCAATAGAGCAAAGCCTAATAACCAGCTTATTTGACCTCCGAGCTCAGTTTGAAACAAACGGAATGGCCCTTTCTTACCCGTGGACATTCCCATACCACCACCTGTGGGCATCCCATCGTTAGCTGGCATTTGGATACCCATATCATTAGCTGGCTGCATAGGTACACTTGGGCCTGATCCACCTATAGCAGCTCCTGGCATCATCGGAAGCTGAATTCCTAGCTTCTCAAGTTCAGATTGGAGTTCTCTTTGTTTTTCTGGAGACAGTTGCATCATTTCAGCAGGATTATTGGCATTAATCCCCATCTTTTCCATGACATCTCGAAGCTGTTTCATTTGCACATCCGTCAATTGAGGGATTCCGCTGCCAGGCATAGGCATTCCACCGGGCGCTGGTTGTACATCGCTTGGCGGCGATTTGCTCTCCCCTTCCGTATGACTTGTGCCTTGACCGGACTTACCTTCAATCGGCATTCCACCGCCTATCATACCGCTTGGGCCACCTTCGCCGGTCAAGCGTGAAATTCCATTATATCCGAAGGCAAGCTCCAGAACGGAATTCGTCTTACTGCTGCCGATGTAAGGTCGCTTATCTGGTGGTATGGAATCGACAATGACTGCCCATAGTACAGATACGACCAACAGCACCGCTGTGGCTCCCCCCAACTGAGTCCATTTCTTCCTCCATGATACTTTTGAAGCCAATACATAGAAAAGATAGATAGCCGGAACAACCATATAGGCTTGCAGCATTTTTACATTAAACCCGATTCCAACAAAAACGGCCGTAAGAAGCAACCAACCCAGCTTTCCGTTACGTACGGACTTGAATAAGCTCCACGTAGCCAGAAGAAGCAAGAATACCAATATCGTATCTACATTATTCGTCCGAGCTACTGCCACGGAGATGGGTGTAATGGCCAGTACTACACTTGCGATTAATGCAGCGGTCCTACCGAAGGTTGGCTTCACAATCGCATATAATACCCCAACGGACGCTACACCTGCTAACACCTGCGGAAGGATAAGCGCCCACCCATGATAACCAAATATTTTCGCACTAATCGTTTGTATCCACAGAGCTGCTGGCGGTTTATCTACCGTAATAAAGCCCGCTGGATCATAAGAAGCAAAGAAAAAGTTATGAAAACTATGCAGCATGCTTTTCACGGTGGCCGCATAATACGTATTTCCTAAGCCTTCATGCCAGATATTATACACATTGAGAACTGCTGCCAACCCCATAATCAAGATCAGTATGCCGTCCCATCGTTTCATGTTGTCCATTCTTTAATGACACTCCTTCAGTTTTAAAATTATAGGTACGATACAAGCTCGTATTTAAGCTACTATCGCTACTATAAACGATATTAATGAACTCACAGTGAACTAATCGATGCAAGTAGACCCAGAGGTACAGATTTGCTCCAGATTGAGGTGATACCTCTTAGAAAACTACCATTCAACAAAAAAAGCGTGCAACAATAGGATTACTCCTCATGTTGCACGCTTTTCTCTATTCAATAAGTCTGTTACTGATATTCAAAATAATCTAAACCGATGTAAAGTCCTGTAGAACTTGCGTTCTTCTGCCCCGCTAATTGAACCTTAACGGTGTGCGAACCGTTGGAGAGCGTTGAATTCTCATAGACCTTAACTTGATATTGATCCGTTGCAGAGTACGTATCTACTGTTGCAACAAAGTTGTTGTCTATATAGACGTCAAACTTACCTCCTGCCGACAATTTCTTCGTAAATATGCGAATCGTAGAACCTGTAAAGGTCAGCACAGCGTTTGAATTTGTGGTATTGGAAACAGATTTCGTACTGTTGTAATAATTAGCATCACTGCTATGTGTCCATGTACCTGTATATGCGACAGACGAACTGCTGTTATCCACCTTCACCGAACTTGCCCCCGTTAGACCAAATTTCACCTTAAAGCTTTTCCCATTTGCCCCGTTGACATTGACAGTAAATTTGATCGTAGGGGTCGTTTGTATAACGGTAACTTGAGGATCATTGGAAATGACTGAATTGGCGCTCTTATTAATTTCAATCGTAACTGTGCCTGTATTTGCCTGTGTGGGATCTGAGACAGAGGCTTCAATATCAGTGCCGGACTCCTTCACCATCACAGACGCTTTCTTATTACTGGTTAAATAATTAGCACCGTCAACTTGCACAGTTTTGGTGATATCACTCCAGAAGTTGGCAGCAACGAGGTTAAGCGTATTTTCTTTTACGGCATGAGCATCTGTGTCCTGAGCTAAAATCGTAACCTCCGGATTAGCTGCATAGGCGCTAGTCTGGGTACTGGATTGATTAGGCAGCAGTACA
This window encodes:
- a CDS encoding amidohydrolase family protein, with product MNSKMKIIDCDVHNGFASHMDLVPYLKEPWKKIVTEFGFRLPFMYSSPIGVLRKDASPPNGGPPGSDSAYMLEHLVKPLNMEHVLLTGDTFIHLSNLPDADYAAALASAYNDYLIEEWLSKSPVFLGAMVIASQDPAQAAREIDRIGSHPDIKAVVICGASRIPYGQKHYHPIYEAAERNGLTMMIHPGSEGSGISGPPTGAGYLSTYLQWHTSLSSVYMAQLISIVCEGVFEKFPNLKFIFCEGGVTWLPHLMWRLDKNFKGLRWTAPWLKKMPSQYIREHCFLTTQPIEEPEDFKHLQQIFDMIDAENMLLFSSDYPHWDFDDPTAILKRLPQEAKHKIFYQNAKSLFQL
- a CDS encoding response regulator transcription factor translates to MTRILIADDDPNIRELVRVFLSKEGFDTIEAVDGVHALEQMENTKIDLAIVDVMMPRMDGFQLCEELRESYDMPIILLTAKGETAHKVKGFGQGADDYIVKPFVAVELMLRVKALLKRYRITTSQTVQIGELILDRSTYEVTWREERVTLPMKEFELLFRLGSYAGKSFTRGALIEAIWGMQYEGDDRTVDVHIKRIRERYPEHEVGFRIVAIRGLGYRLEEIK
- a CDS encoding Rieske (2Fe-2S) protein: MAHYYVAEASSIPEGDHRIIEIEGRSIGIYNIKGEYHALANYCPHEGAELCKGPVCGTTMPSKVNEYIYGRDQEIVRCPWHGWEFDIKTGKSLFSEKVRTRKYALEIKDGQIHVIIGA
- a CDS encoding glycosyltransferase family 2 protein; this encodes MEARIVYSVVVPVYNEEEVIQKSYRRLTDVMEMLGECYELIFVNDGSQDKTLQLLQEVASLDANVRILDFSRNFGHQIAITAGMDASLGEAVVVIDADLQDPPELIPVMIEKWKQGYEVVYAKRRKRKGESWFKRVTALAFYRILRAMTNVDIPVDTGDFRLIDRVVCQTMSSIKEKNRFVRGLVSWVGFKQIAVEYDRDERAAGETKYPLRKMLKLSVDAMTSFSEKPLKLASYAGFAVSAISFIGFIVTICMKLFTDSTVAGWASLLCTVLFMNGILLIILGIIGEYIGRIYDESKDRPLYIVSKRIGYEHNSSV
- the galU gene encoding UTP--glucose-1-phosphate uridylyltransferase GalU, encoding MRIRKAVIPAAGLGTRFLPATKAQPKEMLPIVDKPAIQYIVEEAVQAGIESIIVITGRNKRAIEDHFDKSVELEDSLYESGKEDMLRIIQDISQLANIHYIRQKEPLGLGHAVLCAQQFIGDEPFAVLLGDDIMVSPKPALRHMIDVFEQTNKEVIGVQPVAPADTGKYGIVCPHIRQSSLPKEPFLISDLVEKPSSDEAPSNLAIMGRYILKPTVFKVLEGINPGKGGEIQLTDALSKLCKSNSMIAMPLLGRRYDVGNKFGYIQATIELALDRPELRAELWPYLVHLVGAKENVTWASNG
- a CDS encoding glycosyltransferase family 39 protein → MDNMKRWDGILILIMGLAAVLNVYNIWHEGLGNTYYAATVKSMLHSFHNFFFASYDPAGFITVDKPPAALWIQTISAKIFGYHGWALILPQVLAGVASVGVLYAIVKPTFGRTAALIASVVLAITPISVAVARTNNVDTILVFLLLLATWSLFKSVRNGKLGWLLLTAVFVGIGFNVKMLQAYMVVPAIYLFYVLASKVSWRKKWTQLGGATAVLLVVSVLWAVIVDSIPPDKRPYIGSSKTNSVLELAFGYNGISRLTGEGGPSGMIGGGMPIEGKSGQGTSHTEGESKSPPSDVQPAPGGMPMPGSGIPQLTDVQMKQLRDVMEKMGINANNPAEMMQLSPEKQRELQSELEKLGIQLPMMPGAAIGGSGPSVPMQPANDMGIQMPANDGMPTGGGMGMSTGKKGPFRLFQTELGGQISWLLGFALLAAFSLFADIRRRRQLNDEHREAIFWYAWLLPMMGFFSIASFFHSYYLSMLAPAIAALTGIGLTTMWKQYRETTWTQWIFPVAIILTSTIQAILIHQSMIQSGWAYAVGGAGITLAISMVVVKNAGEGLKRTIAIVSLTSLLIAPLYWSMTPALYGDNSILPEAGPQLKSFAGMNQILTQQGDPKLVQYLNAHNNGETYLVATASNMSATPIQLETDRAVMMYGGYLGSDPAVTVERIEQYVKNGDIRFFLVSRMGFGDNQDITNWIVENCEEVPASEWQSDVNWSSSIGLPMTMSGMNKLYVYNGK
- a CDS encoding sensor histidine kinase — its product is MIKTLYVRIVMTFTLVVVISLLVSTLLASKWFSEGARKNVSEDLFRKSQQIQQIVTDAGPVGTIQFLDKLAILRDYKLFLFEKDGGAVLLADHADYTDFEPFVTRVLHGETVKVFHPSHAPGIGEISLGVPIQLNGEAYAMFIQPDLLPQLKSFQSTTAVILLSVLTFGSLLILVAARYLVKPIQRMTVATRGIAKGNFEVDLKIKSKDELGELAQSIQHMARELGQLERMRQDFVSNVSHEMQSPLTSISGFAQVLSSEVVSEEDRLHYAHIIHMESQRLSRLSENLLKLTSLESENHPFHSVTYRLDRQLQEIVLAAEPLWVGKHIDIGLDVVEASIKADKDQLTQVWNNLLYNAIKFTPEGGQINMVLSKVENAIVVEISDSGVGISEGDMKRIFERFYKADPSRQWKVEGNGLGLAIVKKIIDIHQGIIEVESKLGKGTTFRIKLPYGSL
- a CDS encoding GtrA family protein; this translates as MENKGMWFQAARFAVVGVANTAIDFLVFFLLTYARHTSVAAQIISYAAGTFNSFLCNRKWTFRVTKRATGKEIISFLSVNGLSLLVSIILLEGMQQISVFPLIICKAVATAGSLIVNYLGTRKWVFQTRSE
- a CDS encoding AraC family transcriptional regulator; translation: MLSLHSIYYDDLPDRAWTKPLSPTEYDILMLITQGEVTYELNNHKLVLKKGDIVYIPAGVMRTAYPREGCSHQKYSAHFTPTELGLTHFRPLNQVSIAQTRQFEYVKQRFQLLAQQWMGKLPYYLPMCYSMLQELLAGACREFDEFKYPYKKLALVTTIRQYIMDHYTEQIRIEELASLVDRTPNYVISTFREIMGTPPIDYLHQIRISAAREMLLHSHKSISQIAEDLGYCDQSYFNRMYRKFVGSPPSAILKERKSTPL